The following is a genomic window from Solanum stenotomum isolate F172 chromosome 4, ASM1918654v1, whole genome shotgun sequence.
ATAATTAGAGATTAAGGCCCTAAACTGTGTATTTCAGCAGAAAATGTTTAAAGCTTTTTCCCTTATCTTCAACCTTTGACTGTTATAAGAGGCTGTGACAGGCGGCAGCTGATGCCAAACACTATGGTAATGCTGAAGTTTACGAAATGTTGAAGGACCGTGGAGCCAAAGTCCCGGTAAGTGGGTAGAAAGTCCTAATTAGCCTGAGGTTCCTTATGTTCTGACACTCATAGATGTATCTGTTATGTTGGTAGAAAGTCAGAAAGACGCCAATGGCTGTAGCAAATCCACGAGAAGTTCCAGAATATGAACTTAACCCTCTGGAGCTTCAAATCCGCAAAAGTGATGGAATCTCCAAGGCAAGTGTTCTATGTTTTGTTACTCAGCACTGTGATGTTTCAATTATGATTGAGTGATGAAAGCACAATCGGCCTTAAATTGAAATACTTACCTTCCGCTTTAACCATTGTATTTCTTTCTTAGCTTCCTGAATGAAGCCTGAGACACCAGGCCCACTTTCATTTCATGTGATGCTTTTGCGTGCCTAAACTTTTTGAATTTATCCCAAGAATTTGTCtataattttcctttttaacttTTGACAGGGTTCATATCAAGTTGCCAAATGGAATGGAACGAAAGTTTCGGTAAAAATACTTGACAAGGATAGCTATAAAGATCCTGAAAGCATGTATGTTTTAGCTGCTCTGCGACTCTCATTTCACATGTGATGCTTATTGGCTTTTGTAGATACTCTGTATTTTTTCTTGTGTCCTGTATCATGAGGGGCCTCGTATCAAAATGTTTATTGGATTATGCAATCTACAAGGCAAAGCCCCTTCTGGCAATTTAATATGGACTTGTTGTTTGGATCCTCTAACCTGCTTAAAGTCTGTTTGAATGTGGCCTTCCTTGGTTTACTTAAGCAGatgattaataatattttcctctTAACAAGTATTTTGCGAAATATATGGGTCCATAAATTAGACTTTGGATTTAATATCTAACTTTGCGTTGTTTCCACGATTGCATGCAGAAACGCTTTCAAACATGAATTAACTTTGCTAGAAAAAGTGCGGCATCCAAATGTAGTTCAGTTTGTTGGAGCAGTTACACAAAATATACCTATGATGATAGTCTCAGAGTATCATCCAAGGGTAGGCTCTGTCAATCTTTCCACACTGCCTATCACACAACAATGTAGCTTGTTCACcttttttatcaattcaactTATGTTAATATTCCTTATTATAATGGACACTCAACATTGGTTAAAACTTTAGCTAGCGTTGGCAGTAGATTCAACTTCTTTGTTGTAGAGATCTTGATGCTTATGGATTTTGTATGTCGTTGGTCTCAATTCTTACCTTAGCCTTGCAATTATGACATTTGGCATTAAATGCTTTGCAAATTTTCAGGGTGATCTAAGTAGCTATCTTCAGAAAAAGGGACGTATATCTCCTTCTAAGGCGCTTAAATATGCTCTTGATGTCGCTAGGCAAGTCGTTCTTTGTCATAAAAGTGAAATGATCTCTCATGCTTGAATCTGTCCTTCGCCAATTCCTCTACTCTTTGGTGACTTGTGATTGTTTCAGTTACTTCTTTTATCTAAACATATCTATGTTGTATCATGTTGGTTGATTTTCAGGGGTATGAACTACCTTCACGAATGCAAACCAGACccaattatacattgtaatctAAATCCAAAGTAAGACAACTATATGCTTTAGTTCTCTAATGCTGTTAATTGATCATTTTGACTGTACTCATTGGGATTTCCTAGTGTTTTTAATATTCGGAATTTGGTAAGGTGCCAGAAATATTTTGCTTGACAATGGAGATCACCTGAAAGTTGCCGGATTTGGTCTGAttaaattgtcaaaaatttcacCTGACAAAGCAAAGTTGGTGCAGCCGGAGGGTTTTGATCGTTCAAGTAAGTTTTTCAAACTTTGAGTAATAAATGCTAAATCATAATATTTCCTACTCTGAAAGAAATCAATTCTCATGTGGTAGTAATTTTTGATAGATCAGAAGCTTCTGGTatgttaccagtttcaaaaaaaaaaaaaaaaacttctggTGATGAGTTGGAGTATATTGTTTGCCGATTGCATGAAAGGATTCACCTTTATGTGTTTATGTTTATTACTTTACTCATATGCTTTTCACTTGTAGGTCCCTATGTGGCACCTGAGATTTATAAAGATGAAATATTTGACCGGAATGCGGACATATATTCATTTGGCATTTTACTCTATGAGGTATGATTTCTTTTTGTCAGATACTTCATTTAATGCTGTAGCTTAATTCAAAAATAGTGTAGACTTCTTGATTTCCCATTTCGGTGCAATACTTTTCTGGAAACTGGTAATtttgtattcctcagcattgAGGACATTCTGGACACCATCAAAAAGTGttaaaaaacaaatagaaaaaaaaaaaacttaccgAGATCTTAATAAATCTACAGAATGATCTATATCCTCTAAATCtacttctttacaccaaaataGAAAGATACTATACAATTCCATTTAATTTTCTGAATGGAATTGGATATATCTTCAAAACACCTCCCAATTCTCTCTCTCCAGACTATCCAACTCCACCAGATGCATTGTCGTACGATCCTCCACCACttcatttaactttttttacCTCCTCTTTTCATCCAACGGCTAAGCAAATCTGTAGTATGCTTAGGCATAGTCCACCTTGTCTTTGTTATGTCGAGAAATAGAGACCAAAGTTGTGCTGTAAAGGTGCAGTGTAGAAACAGATGACTATTTGTTTCATCTGTCTCATTGCATATGAAGCACCTGGAAACTATGATGGCCCCCTTTTTCTTCAAAACTTCTTGTGTCAGGCATGCTCTTTTAACTACTAACCGAGTAAGCATTTTATAATATCACCAataagggttgtggtggagtggtaagtgcTCCTTTATCCTTAACCAGTGGTCTCAGGTTCAAGTCGCCTTTATTAAGGAACGCTTAACtccccaatgtgggactttcaGGTGCGAATTCAGATTTAATCGGACTCCGATGTGGGTACCGGGCGCCggatgggaaaccaaaaaaaaaaaaaagagtaaagcATTTTATCTTGGTTGGAGCTGGACTCTTCCATAAGTTTCTCCATACTTTTGGTTGCCCTCTGTAGTATACCCTTCCTTCCATTCTATAAACCCTTTTAATAGAGAATTGCGCATCAATAATTTATGATACTTGGATGATCTTATCTTCTTAATATGCAATTCTGTCCTCTATTTATCCTGTTTATCGGCCTATCAGCATTCTAGAAGCGTGAATAATTTATGGCTCTTTTCTCTCTGCTCTATgcaatttattttactttgttGGGCTCAGATGCTGGAGGGAACACCTCCTTTTAATACCAAGTCTCCTGAAGAGGCTACCAGATTGATGTGCTTAGAAGGCCAAAGACCAGcattcaaatcaaaatccaaaTATCCTCCAGAGCTTAGAGAGTATGTTTGTTATCATTCCTTGCGGCTATAATCACATGTTGTGCAGTTCATATGCGCTTATATATTAGCTACATATTTTGTCAGTTTAGCATGATGTTCTATTGTTTACTGCCAGCCATTGAAGTGCATCAtgaattctttttgaaatgccTCAGAGATGATTTCCATTCTGCTTCTTTGGTTTTCTTATGCTTTCAATTTCTTCAGCTATAGGCTTTTTCTTGGCTTGGTGATTTAGTACAAACTCTAGCCATGTGAAACTCAACTTGCATGTTGTTAAGCTCATGTTATTTCCTACAATTTCTAGTACCCTTTTTGTCAGATCCTTCTAGACCTTGAGCATTTAATGCTCGTCTTTTGATGGCCATCTCTAAAGGCAGCCTGGTGCATAAAGCATCTCGCGTTAGCAGGGTCTGGGGAAGGGCGGCCGCACCCCAAGGGTGTGACGTAGACAAGCTACCTAAATGCAAGCATTAGTGGCTGCTTCCACGGCTCGAATCCATGATCTATAGGCCACACAGAGACTTTGTTGTGTGCATGACCTCATTTATGCTCAACTTAAGAGTTCCGTAATTAgattttgataattgacattcggTAATTGGAGTATACTCCAGATGAGTGTACCACCTCCAGGCCCCTCAGGCAGGACTAGATGGCTCTCCTAGTGCACCATTACCTTATTAGGTTTGCATTCAATATCAATACTTGTGTTCCCTCTTGACTTCTGCTCAATGTATTGTATTTCTAGGTTGATTGAAGAATGTTGGGATCCAGAACCTTTTGTACGGCCAACATTTTCTGAGGTCATTGTGcggatgaataaaatatttgctAACTCCTCGAAACAAGGATGGTTGAAAGATACTTTTAAACTTCCTTGGTAATGATTCTACTGCACTATTCATCGTCTATTTTAGAAATTCaacatttgtttatttattatgaaTAAGAGCCTTGAACTAAGGGGAAAAATTGTCTTCTCCTTAGCACAATATCAACTATGTTGATGGGCCAGTAAACATATTTTACAAGATTGGTTTGCCATTGCTGGGATCATTTGGAAGACGAATTTATAAGTTTATCAAGTTGGTCTATGTCTGCTAATGCAACAGATCTTTGGTGCAGGTTGTAAGTGTGCATGAAAGTGTCAAGAACATGGACAATAATTGGAGTCAACGGAGTTTATCAGCGGAAGATTCTTGTGGAGCTTTCCATTTATGATAAACCTAATAGGCAAACTTGTATTTACAAGATTCGTTGAAAGCTTTATATTGTTGTTAACCAAATAAAAGGCAGATTTGCTGGGTGAATAAGATGGGATTACAATTAAATGTTGGCTTTATAGTAAGTTTGAACTCCATTATATGTCATGTGAAGTGTGTTTATTAGGTCTATAGTATTTGAACCAAATGTATTTTGTTTTACAAGGGGGAAAACAAAAAGGTTATATAAGAAAGGACTGGATATCAATCTATATAGTGTTAttatacaataatatactacttaagactttaattaacaatatatacacatacttctatttaattacaaatatagtttttaaattacatacataggagattaattaattttctaatttaagttattttttatttccttcTCTTCTACTTTTTGGATTATGTGCCTTTTTTGTGGGGATGATAATTATGGTACAaagttttgtcaatttttatCTCTCCTAGTACATTTTAAACTATACACGTTTCTTACCTTTTATTCTCTCATCTTTTATGTTAAACGTTTAAACTTTAgtacattttattttcttcctttttgatACAATCCATGTAAAAGTAAAACTTTTTATGTTACCAACAAGTTGCCCATAGTTACTCCCTATGTGGTTCATAGTTTCTaggtaatttaattttttctcttcCCTTCCTTCAAACTAATTCTTCACCTTTCATCTTCTTTCGTCCAAATCGCCTCTTGCATCAGAACCTAAACTCAAGTTCATACATTTCACCATTCctttcaccatttttttcaccatTGTTAGCCCCTTTCTTGAGTTCAATGGATAGGACGCTACGGAAAAGCCCTAGATTTAATAAATCTTGATATAAAGTTATTACATATTCTTTTAAGTCAATGTAAGTATTGGTTGTAGCAATTTGTGAAAGTACAAAGTTTTGTTTCATTTAAACATGATAATTTTATAACTGCATTTATATTGTTTATTAGTATGAcctataaatattatttttttaattattggtACACATTCTGATTTGTGTTGTAAGTTaatttaaatcattattttagcACTTGGTGAAGGTACAAAagttttgtttgtattttgttattcaaAATGTCAGCCTTCAAtcttatattgttttttttttatatagctttGTTCTTAAGTATTTTACtgccttatttatttatttatttggttaaACTCTTATCATGTTAtctatatttatgtattttatttagtGTGTTGGCTCATAGAATAATAGTGCATTAAATTTTAGTATAAAGTTATTACATAATCTTTTAAGTCAAATAAATATTGGTTGTAGCAATTTGGGAAAGTacaaaattttgtttatttaaacATGATAATTTTGTAGCTGCcttttatattgtttatttgtATGATctataaatatcatatttttaattgttgatacgcattttgatttgtatcgtaatttagtttaaataattattttagcactTGCTGAAGGTGCAAAagttttgtttgtattttgttattcaaAATGCCAGCCTTCAATCTTATATTGTTCTTTTACATAGCTCCGTTTTTAACATGTATTTGTGGTATCAGTCAAACATAGTGTGTTTGATCTCAAAATTTCTTGCCTTGTTGATTGGACACCAGTTTGGTATTCAATGGATTACAAAGCTCTATCCACACATGTTACACATAAGagatattttgaaaagaaatcagaattgcattttttttatctaaacaAACTTGGACAACCATATCGTTATGAATCTTCATTGGTGGAGATGGACCACTAACGACATACTTGAGTTCTAAATGAAAAATGGTTGTGTCCACACCCAATTGGGAAGATACAGTAATAATTAAGTCTTCGTATTTGGTGTATGCATCATACATCACCCCT
Proteins encoded in this region:
- the LOC125861790 gene encoding integrin-linked protein kinase 1-like encodes the protein MEQLKRGISRQFSTELFRKSGKFSFKRQSSLDPRRNNLRFSFGRQSSLDPLQRSPSIENAGRTVPENLDSTMQLLFMACKGDVKGVQDLLDEGIDVNNIDLDGRTALHIAACEGHVEVAKLLLSRKANMNARDRWGSTAAADAKHYGNAEVYEMLKDRGAKVPKVRKTPMAVANPREVPEYELNPLELQIRKSDGISKGSYQVAKWNGTKVSVKILDKDSYKDPESINAFKHELTLLEKVRHPNVVQFVGAVTQNIPMMIVSEYHPRGDLSSYLQKKGRISPSKALKYALDVARGMNYLHECKPDPIIHCNLNPKNILLDNGDHLKVAGFGLIKLSKISPDKAKLVQPEGFDRSSPYVAPEIYKDEIFDRNADIYSFGILLYEMLEGTPPFNTKSPEEATRLMCLEGQRPAFKSKSKYPPELRELIEECWDPEPFVRPTFSEVIVRMNKIFANSSKQGWLKDTFKLPW